In Fusobacterium canifelinum, a genomic segment contains:
- the asd gene encoding aspartate-semialdehyde dehydrogenase: MKKGMYKMERTKIAVVGATGMVGQRLLVLLENHPYFEVVKLAASKNSAGKKYGDLMENKWKLDIKMPEYTKNIIVEDAIDVKSVANGIKLIFCAVNLDKQELVALEEAYAKEEVVVVSNNSANRMKADVPMIIPEINANHLDIVETQRKRLGTKKGFIVVKPNCSIQSYVPVFAALKEYGIKEASICTYQAISGSGKTFEEWPEMVENIIPYISGEEEKSEIEPLKIFGHIENEEIKLNDSMKFSAQCIRVPVLDGHLACVSFNLENNPGKETLIEKIKSFKSDITDLPLAPKEFIHYYEENDRPQPLLDRDNEKGMQITVGRLREDNLFDYKFVGLSHNTLRGAAGGAVLTAELIKKLGYLD, from the coding sequence ATGAAGAAAGGAATGTATAAAATGGAAAGAACTAAAATAGCAGTGGTAGGTGCAACAGGTATGGTAGGACAAAGACTTCTTGTCCTTTTAGAAAATCACCCTTATTTTGAGGTTGTAAAATTAGCTGCTTCTAAAAATTCAGCTGGTAAAAAATATGGGGATTTAATGGAAAATAAATGGAAATTGGATATTAAAATGCCAGAATATACAAAAAATATTATAGTTGAAGATGCTATAGATGTTAAAAGTGTAGCAAATGGTATTAAGTTAATTTTTTGTGCAGTCAATTTAGATAAACAAGAATTAGTTGCTCTTGAAGAAGCTTATGCAAAAGAAGAAGTTGTGGTAGTATCTAATAACTCTGCTAATCGTATGAAAGCAGATGTTCCTATGATAATTCCAGAAATCAATGCTAATCATTTAGATATCGTTGAAACACAAAGAAAAAGATTGGGAACTAAAAAAGGTTTTATAGTAGTTAAACCTAATTGCTCTATTCAAAGTTATGTACCTGTATTTGCTGCATTAAAAGAATATGGTATAAAAGAAGCTAGTATCTGTACTTATCAAGCAATATCAGGAAGCGGAAAAACATTTGAAGAATGGCCTGAAATGGTTGAAAATATTATTCCGTATATTAGTGGAGAAGAAGAAAAAAGTGAAATTGAACCTTTAAAAATATTTGGTCATATTGAAAATGAAGAAATTAAATTAAATGACAGTATGAAATTTTCTGCTCAATGTATAAGAGTTCCTGTTTTAGATGGACATTTAGCTTGTGTTTCATTTAACTTAGAAAATAATCCTGGTAAAGAAACATTAATTGAAAAAATTAAAAGTTTTAAATCCGATATAACTGACTTACCATTAGCACCTAAGGAATTTATACATTATTATGAAGAAAATGACAGACCTCAACCTTTACTAGATAGAGATAATGAAAAAGGTATGCAAATAACTGTTGGTAGATTGAGAGAAGACAATCTATTTGACTATAAGTTTGTTGGACTATCTCATAATACTTTAAGAGGGGCAGCTGGTGGTGCAGTTCTAACTGCTGAACTTATTAAAAAACTTGGATATTTAGACTAA
- a CDS encoding DUF1904 domain-containing protein → MPHLKIRGIEKNLIVENSKEIIDELTKIIGCDRNWFTIEHQNTEYIFDGKIVDGYTFVELYWFARDEKIKKEVADFLTKFIKKINNNKDCCIIFFTLTGDNYCDNGEFF, encoded by the coding sequence ATGCCACATTTAAAAATTAGAGGAATAGAAAAAAATTTAATAGTTGAAAACAGCAAAGAAATTATTGATGAATTAACAAAAATTATTGGTTGTGATAGAAATTGGTTTACCATAGAACATCAAAACACAGAGTATATTTTTGATGGAAAAATAGTTGATGGCTATACTTTCGTTGAGTTATATTGGTTTGCAAGGGATGAGAAAATTAAAAAAGAAGTTGCTGATTTTTTAACAAAATTTATTAAGAAAATTAATAACAATAAAGATTGTTGTATTATATTTTTTACTTTAACAGGAGATAATTATTGTGATAATGGAGAATTTTTCTAA
- a CDS encoding class I SAM-dependent methyltransferase, translating to MENFSNANKKLIENWLEEEKSAHIQGWDFSHIHGRYEEENDLPWDYKNIIKQYLKPEYKLLDIDTGGGEFLLTLEHPFKNTSVTENYPPNIEFCKKNLVPLGINLYETDGASLLPFKDNEFDIIINKHGNFNISELFRILKTGGIFITQQVGSENDKELIELLLPKTELSFPDLYLKNISKKFKKTGFKILQEQEAFCPIKFYDIGALVWYAHIIEWEFPNFSVNNCLENLFKAQKILEKQGVVEGKIHRFLIVAQK from the coding sequence ATGGAGAATTTTTCTAATGCAAATAAAAAATTAATAGAAAATTGGCTTGAAGAAGAAAAAAGTGCCCACATTCAAGGTTGGGATTTTTCTCATATACATGGAAGATATGAAGAAGAAAATGATTTACCTTGGGATTATAAAAATATTATTAAACAATATTTAAAACCAGAATATAAATTATTAGATATTGATACTGGAGGTGGAGAATTTCTTTTAACACTTGAACATCCTTTCAAAAATACAAGTGTAACTGAAAATTATCCTCCTAATATTGAATTTTGTAAAAAAAATTTAGTCCCACTTGGAATAAATCTTTATGAAACTGATGGAGCTAGTTTACTTCCTTTTAAGGATAATGAATTTGACATAATAATTAATAAACATGGTAATTTTAATATAAGTGAATTATTTCGTATTTTAAAAACTGGTGGAATTTTTATAACTCAGCAAGTTGGATCTGAAAATGATAAAGAACTTATTGAATTACTTTTACCCAAGACTGAACTTTCATTTCCAGACTTATATTTAAAAAATATATCTAAAAAATTTAAAAAAACTGGGTTTAAAATTTTACAAGAACAGGAGGCTTTTTGCCCAATAAAATTTTATGATATTGGAGCTCTTGTTTGGTATGCTCATATTATTGAATGGGAATTTCCAAATTTTTCTGTTAATAATTGTTTAGAAAATTTATTTAAAGCACAGAAAATATTAGAAAAGCAAGGTGTAGTTGAAGGAAAAATTCATCGTTTTTTGATTGTTGCTCAAAAATAG
- a CDS encoding YgiQ family radical SAM protein, whose protein sequence is MKFLPTTKEEMKNLGWNSIDVLLISGDTYLDTSYNGSALVGKWLVEHGFKVGIIAQPEVDVPDDITRLGEPNLFFAISGGCVDSMVANYTATKKRRQQDDFTPGGVNNKRPDRAVLVYSNMVRRFFKGTTKKIVISGIESSLRRITHYDYWTNKLRKPILFDAKADILSYGMGEMSMLQLATALKNGEDWKNIKGLCYLSKEMKEEYLSLPSHSECLADKDKFIEAFHTFYLNCDPITAKGLCQKCDDRYLIQNPPSESYSEEIMDKIYAMEFARDVHPYYKKMGAVRALDTIKYSVTTHRGCYGECNFCAIAIHQGRTIMSRSQSSIVEEVKNIAETPKFHGNISDVGGPTANMYGLECKKKLKLGACPDRRCLYPKKCPHLQVNHNNQVELLKKLKKIPNIKKIFIASGIRYDMILDDNKCGQMYLKEIIKDHISGQMKIAPEHTEDKILGLMGKDGKSCLNEFKNQFYKINNELGKKQFLTYYLIAAHPGCKDKDMMDLKKYASQELRVNPEQVQIFTPTPSTYSTLMYYTEKDPFTNQKLFVEKDNGKKQKQKDIVTEKRRK, encoded by the coding sequence ATGAAATTTTTACCAACTACAAAAGAGGAAATGAAAAATCTAGGTTGGAATAGTATTGATGTTCTTCTAATTTCAGGAGATACATATTTAGACACTTCATATAACGGAAGTGCTTTAGTAGGAAAATGGTTAGTGGAACATGGCTTCAAGGTTGGGATAATAGCTCAACCAGAAGTTGATGTTCCTGATGATATAACTCGTTTAGGGGAACCTAATTTGTTCTTTGCTATATCTGGTGGTTGTGTTGATTCTATGGTGGCAAACTATACTGCAACTAAAAAGAGAAGACAGCAGGATGATTTTACACCAGGAGGAGTAAATAATAAAAGACCAGATAGAGCAGTTTTAGTCTATTCAAATATGGTTCGTAGATTTTTTAAAGGAACTACAAAAAAGATTGTAATAAGTGGAATTGAATCAAGTTTGAGAAGAATAACTCACTATGATTATTGGACTAATAAATTGAGAAAACCTATTTTATTTGATGCTAAGGCAGATATTTTATCCTATGGTATGGGAGAAATGTCTATGTTACAATTAGCAACTGCTTTAAAAAATGGGGAAGATTGGAAAAATATTAAAGGACTTTGTTATTTGAGTAAGGAGATGAAAGAAGAATATTTATCTTTACCATCTCATTCTGAATGTCTTGCAGATAAAGATAAGTTTATAGAAGCTTTTCATACTTTCTATTTGAATTGTGACCCTATAACTGCAAAAGGACTTTGCCAAAAATGTGACGATAGATATCTAATTCAAAATCCTCCATCAGAAAGTTATTCAGAAGAAATAATGGATAAAATTTATGCTATGGAATTTGCCAGAGATGTACATCCTTACTATAAGAAAATGGGAGCAGTTAGAGCATTGGATACTATAAAATATTCTGTTACAACTCATAGAGGTTGTTATGGAGAATGTAATTTCTGTGCAATAGCAATTCATCAAGGTAGAACTATTATGTCAAGAAGTCAAAGTTCAATAGTAGAAGAAGTTAAAAATATTGCTGAAACACCAAAGTTTCATGGAAATATTTCTGATGTTGGTGGACCAACAGCAAATATGTATGGTCTTGAATGTAAGAAAAAATTAAAACTTGGTGCTTGTCCTGATAGAAGATGTCTATATCCTAAAAAATGTCCTCATCTTCAAGTAAATCATAATAATCAAGTGGAACTTTTAAAGAAGTTAAAGAAAATTCCAAATATAAAAAAGATTTTTATAGCTTCTGGAATTAGATATGATATGATTTTAGATGATAATAAATGTGGGCAAATGTATTTGAAAGAAATTATAAAAGACCATATTTCAGGACAGATGAAAATTGCACCTGAACATACAGAAGATAAAATATTGGGACTTATGGGAAAAGATGGTAAGTCTTGTTTGAATGAATTTAAAAATCAATTCTATAAAATAAACAATGAATTAGGCAAAAAACAATTTTTAACTTATTACTTAATTGCTGCTCATCCAGGTTGTAAAGATAAAGATATGATGGATTTAAAAAAATATGCTTCACAAGAATTAAGAGTTAATCCTGAGCAAGTACAAATTTTTACACCAACTCCATCAACTTATTCAACATTGATGTACTATACAGAGAAAGACCCATTTACAAATCAAAAGTTATTTGTTGAAAAAGATAATGGTAAAAAACAAAAACAAAAAGATATAGTCACTGAAAAGAGAAGAAAATAG
- the pepT gene encoding peptidase T, producing the protein MDSKKYSTLKERFLRYVKFNTRSDDASETIPSTPSQMEFAKMLKKELEELGLSNVFINKACFVNATLPSNIDKKVPTVGFIAHMDTADFNAEGINPQIVENYDGKDIVLNKEQNIVLKVEEFPNLKNYISKTLITTDGTTLLGADDKSGIVEIIEAVKYLKEHPEIKHGDVKMAFGPDEEIGRGADYFDVKEFAADYAYTMDGGPIGELEYESFNAAQAKFKIKGVSVHPGTAKGKMINASLIASEIIEMFPKDEVPEKTEGYEGFYFLDEMKSNCEEGEVVYIIRDHDKAKFLAKKEFVKELVEKVNKKHGKEVVKLELKDEYYNMGEIIKDHMYVVDIAKQAMENLGIKPLIKAIRGGTDGSKISFMGLPTPNIFAGGENFHGKYEFVALESMEKATDVIVEIVKLNAERQ; encoded by the coding sequence ATGGATTCAAAAAAATATTCTACATTGAAAGAAAGATTTTTAAGGTATGTGAAGTTTAATACTCGTTCAGATGATGCAAGTGAAACAATTCCATCAACACCATCACAAATGGAATTTGCTAAGATGTTAAAAAAAGAATTAGAAGAATTAGGATTAAGTAATGTTTTTATAAATAAAGCTTGTTTTGTAAATGCAACTTTACCAAGTAATATAGATAAAAAAGTTCCAACAGTTGGTTTTATAGCCCACATGGATACAGCAGACTTTAATGCAGAAGGAATTAATCCACAAATTGTAGAAAATTATGATGGAAAAGACATAGTTTTAAATAAAGAGCAAAATATAGTTTTAAAAGTTGAAGAATTTCCTAATTTAAAAAACTATATTTCTAAGACATTAATTACAACAGATGGTACAACTCTACTTGGTGCAGATGATAAGTCAGGAATAGTTGAAATCATTGAAGCAGTTAAATATTTAAAAGAACATCCTGAAATTAAGCATGGAGATGTCAAAATGGCTTTTGGTCCAGATGAAGAAATTGGTAGAGGAGCAGATTATTTTGATGTAAAAGAATTTGCAGCAGACTATGCTTATACTATGGATGGTGGACCTATTGGAGAATTAGAATATGAAAGTTTTAATGCTGCACAAGCTAAGTTTAAAATAAAAGGAGTCAGTGTACACCCAGGAACTGCAAAAGGAAAAATGATAAATGCAAGTTTGATTGCGAGTGAAATTATAGAAATGTTTCCAAAAGATGAAGTTCCTGAAAAAACAGAAGGTTATGAAGGTTTTTATTTCTTAGATGAAATGAAATCTAATTGTGAAGAAGGAGAAGTAGTTTATATTATAAGAGACCATGATAAAGCTAAGTTTTTAGCAAAAAAAGAATTTGTAAAAGAATTAGTTGAAAAAGTAAATAAAAAACATGGTAAAGAAGTTGTTAAACTTGAATTAAAAGATGAATATTACAATATGGGAGAAATTATAAAAGACCATATGTATGTTGTAGATATAGCAAAACAAGCTATGGAAAATTTAGGAATAAAACCACTTATAAAAGCTATTCGTGGAGGAACAGATGGTTCTAAGATTTCATTCATGGGATTACCTACACCAAATATTTTTGCTGGTGGAGAAAATTTCCATGGAAAATATGAATTTGTTGCTCTTGAAAGTATGGAAAAGGCAACAGATGTTATAGTAGAAATTGTAAAGTTAAATGCAGAAAGGCAATAA
- a CDS encoding tRNA(Met) cytidine acetate ligase, translated as MFKNVIGLIVEYNPFHNGHLHHIKEIDRLFEDNIKIAVMSGDYVQRGEPSLINKFEKTKIALSQGIDIVIELPAFYSTQSAEIFAKGSVNLLNKLSCSHIVFGSESNDLDKLKRIAIISLTKEFELSLKEFLAEGFSYPTAFSKALFDEKLGSNDILALEYLRAIRDIDSKIEAYCIKREKTGYYDDEKDNFASATYIRKVLLDSNEKKENKLNKIKNLVPEFSYEVLEENFGVFSYLSDFYDLIKYNIIKNYLELKNIQDLEVGLENRLYNYAIKDLSFEDFFYEVLTKRITISRLQRILLHSLFNLTENITEKVKNKVPFVKILGFSARGQEYLNYLKKAENYNERKILTSNRNLKEILNEEEIELFKFNELCSQIYRIKSSYINIGYPIIKKD; from the coding sequence ATGTTTAAAAATGTAATTGGTTTAATAGTTGAATATAACCCTTTTCATAATGGACATCTACATCACATTAAAGAGATAGATAGACTTTTTGAAGATAATATAAAAATTGCTGTTATGAGTGGTGATTATGTTCAAAGAGGAGAGCCATCTCTTATAAATAAATTTGAAAAAACAAAGATAGCTCTATCACAAGGAATTGACATTGTGATAGAGTTACCTGCATTTTATTCTACTCAAAGTGCTGAAATATTTGCAAAAGGTTCAGTAAATCTTTTAAACAAACTTTCTTGTAGTCATATAGTTTTTGGTTCTGAAAGTAATGATTTAGATAAATTGAAAAGAATAGCAATTATCTCTTTAACAAAGGAATTTGAACTCTCTTTAAAAGAGTTTTTAGCTGAGGGCTTTTCTTACCCTACTGCATTTTCAAAGGCCTTATTTGATGAGAAGTTAGGCTCTAATGATATATTGGCTTTAGAATATTTAAGAGCAATAAGGGATATAGATTCAAAGATTGAGGCATATTGTATAAAAAGAGAGAAAACAGGCTATTATGATGATGAAAAAGATAATTTTGCAAGTGCAACTTATATTAGAAAAGTCTTATTAGATTCTAATGAAAAAAAAGAAAATAAATTAAATAAAATTAAAAATTTAGTTCCAGAGTTTTCATATGAGGTTTTAGAAGAAAATTTTGGAGTTTTTTCATATTTAAGTGATTTTTATGATTTAATAAAATATAATATAATAAAAAATTATTTAGAATTAAAAAATATTCAAGATTTAGAAGTGGGCTTAGAAAATAGATTGTATAATTATGCAATTAAGGATTTAAGTTTTGAAGATTTTTTTTATGAAGTTTTAACAAAAAGAATAACTATTTCAAGATTACAAAGAATATTGTTACATTCTTTATTTAATCTAACAGAAAATATAACTGAGAAAGTAAAAAATAAAGTTCCTTTTGTTAAGATTTTAGGGTTTTCAGCAAGAGGTCAAGAATATTTAAATTATTTGAAAAAAGCAGAAAATTATAATGAAAGAAAAATTTTAACTTCTAATAGAAATTTAAAAGAGATTTTAAATGAAGAAGAAATTGAATTATTTAAATTTAATGAACTATGCTCTCAGATTTATCGTATAAAATCAAGTTATATAAATATTGGATATCCAATAATAAAAAAAGATTAG
- the gpmA gene encoding 2,3-diphosphoglycerate-dependent phosphoglycerate mutase, with product MKLVLIRHGESEWNLENRFTGWKDVDLSPKGIEEAKSAGKILKEMNLVFDVAYTSYLKRAIKTLNIVLEEMDELYIPVHKSWRLNERHYGALQGLNKAETAKKYGDEQVHIWRRSFDIAPPSIDKNSEYYPKSDRRYADLADSDIPLGESLKDTIARVLPYWHSDISKSLQEGKNVIVAAHGNSLRALIKYLLNISNEDILNLNLVTGKPMVFEIDKDLKVLSAPELF from the coding sequence ATGAAATTAGTTTTAATTCGTCATGGAGAAAGTGAATGGAACTTAGAAAATAGATTTACAGGATGGAAAGATGTTGATTTAAGCCCAAAAGGGATTGAAGAAGCAAAATCAGCAGGAAAAATTTTAAAAGAAATGAATTTAGTTTTTGATGTTGCTTACACTTCATATTTAAAAAGAGCAATCAAAACTTTAAATATTGTTTTAGAAGAAATGGATGAATTATATATTCCTGTGCATAAATCTTGGAGACTAAATGAAAGACACTATGGAGCATTACAAGGATTAAATAAAGCAGAAACTGCAAAAAAATATGGAGATGAACAAGTACATATTTGGCGTCGTAGCTTTGATATAGCTCCTCCATCAATAGATAAAAATAGTGAATATTATCCAAAATCGGATAGAAGATATGCAGATTTAGCAGATTCTGATATTCCTTTAGGAGAAAGTTTAAAAGATACAATAGCAAGAGTATTACCTTACTGGCATTCAGATATTTCAAAAAGTTTACAAGAAGGTAAGAATGTTATAGTTGCTGCTCATGGAAATAGTTTAAGAGCCTTGATAAAATACTTATTAAATATTTCTAATGAAGATATTTTAAATTTAAATTTAGTTACAGGAAAACCTATGGTATTTGAAATAGATAAGGATTTAAAAGTATTATCTGCACCTGAATTATTTTAA
- a CDS encoding DUF4241 domain-containing protein, protein MQPTKEWLEKWEKVKDKLQPNPNIENYFILKEIAGKELDVLDIGPCSIPTGEFLVRDPLVYLMFRTQMPYFQKIPTGEFRTELAVIKASNGDCDRYAAARLKFNDNKIAYYEEAMIGQEELNDIQKGDYFGFSVDAGLACFCDKKLHNLFCDFADKWVEENPDGNAYDDYFAKFFKESYENSPKYQRDGGDWINWTIPGTDYHLPMFQSGFGDGTYPTYIAYDKDNNPCQLIIEFIDIELAYGKNNR, encoded by the coding sequence ATGCAACCAACAAAAGAATGGCTAGAAAAATGGGAAAAAGTAAAAGATAAATTGCAGCCAAATCCTAACATTGAAAATTATTTTATTCTAAAAGAAATTGCTGGAAAAGAATTAGATGTTCTTGATATTGGTCCTTGTTCTATTCCTACTGGTGAATTTTTAGTTAGGGATCCTCTTGTTTATTTGATGTTTAGAACTCAAATGCCTTATTTTCAAAAAATCCCAACAGGAGAATTTAGAACAGAACTTGCTGTTATAAAAGCAAGTAATGGAGATTGTGATAGGTATGCAGCAGCTAGATTAAAATTTAATGATAATAAAATTGCCTATTATGAAGAAGCTATGATAGGCCAAGAAGAATTAAATGATATTCAAAAAGGAGATTATTTTGGTTTTTCTGTTGATGCAGGTCTTGCATGTTTCTGTGATAAAAAATTACATAATTTATTCTGTGATTTTGCTGATAAATGGGTAGAAGAAAATCCTGATGGAAATGCTTATGATGATTATTTTGCAAAATTTTTTAAAGAAAGTTATGAGAATAGTCCTAAATATCAAAGAGATGGAGGAGATTGGATAAATTGGACTATACCTGGAACTGACTATCATTTACCTATGTTTCAGTCTGGTTTTGGAGATGGAACTTATCCTACATATATAGCTTATGATAAAGATAATAATCCTTGTCAGCTTATAATTGAATTTATAGATATAGAATTAGCTTATGGGAAAAATAATAGATAA
- a CDS encoding DUF4241 domain-containing protein: protein MQPTREWLEKWKKVKDKLQAPRNLEDYFTLKEIAGEKLDVLNIGTCSIPSGKLVAGDSLVTLPDENLIPYIQETPIGEFPVDICVLTHHDRYAAMRIKFNDNKAIYFENGMKGNEDLEGEIKEGDFYGFGVDAGMASITDIEVQKAYHKFEKKFSELNEDGDLYNDYFWDLLEKNAKEFPKYQAEYGDWLNWNIPDTKYTMPICASGWGDGYYPVYFGYDENNNVCQVVVHFIDIDLEFSEEK, encoded by the coding sequence ATGCAACCTACAAGAGAATGGTTAGAAAAATGGAAAAAGGTAAAAGATAAATTACAAGCTCCTAGAAATCTTGAAGATTATTTTACTTTAAAGGAAATTGCAGGAGAAAAATTAGATGTTTTAAATATAGGAACTTGTTCTATTCCTAGTGGAAAACTTGTTGCAGGTGATAGCTTAGTTACCTTGCCAGATGAAAATCTTATTCCTTATATTCAAGAAACTCCTATTGGAGAATTTCCAGTAGATATTTGTGTGTTAACTCATCATGATAGATATGCAGCAATGAGAATAAAATTTAATGATAATAAAGCTATCTATTTTGAAAATGGAATGAAAGGTAATGAAGATTTAGAAGGTGAAATAAAAGAAGGAGATTTCTATGGCTTTGGTGTTGATGCTGGTATGGCTAGTATAACTGATATAGAAGTTCAAAAAGCCTATCATAAATTTGAAAAGAAATTTTCTGAATTAAATGAAGATGGAGATTTGTATAATGATTATTTCTGGGATTTATTAGAAAAAAATGCTAAAGAATTTCCTAAGTACCAAGCTGAGTATGGAGATTGGTTAAATTGGAATATTCCAGATACAAAATACACTATGCCTATTTGTGCTTCTGGTTGGGGTGATGGATATTACCCTGTTTATTTTGGTTATGATGAAAATAATAATGTCTGTCAAGTTGTTGTTCATTTCATTGATATAGATTTAGAATTTTCAGAAGAAAAATAA
- a CDS encoding Fic family protein, producing MYKLPIENLDLNRIDIFEQLVKATESLGILKGTLNKLPNPNIILNVITLKEAKESSEIENIITTYDELYKEMILKDKSNPNAKEVLNYRSAINLGNHLVQEKNMITTNMINEIHHLIEPNKGDIRRQGGTVIMNTKTGEILHIPPQNYEEIIEYLKNLEEFINLENKINPLIKMALIHLQFEMIHPYYDGNGRTGRVLNLMYLKLSDKLDTPILYLSKYIIENRSEYYDLLNKSGKSEKNILEFIIYMLKAIEKTSKYTLTLIDNIIDAMENTKKILKEKLPKIYSKDLLELLFFEFYTKNEYIRTKLNISRQTATSYLKQLEEVGILSSEKIGKEIIYKNISLFKIAEN from the coding sequence ATGTATAAATTACCAATAGAAAATTTAGATTTGAATAGAATAGATATATTTGAACAGCTTGTAAAAGCAACAGAAAGTTTAGGTATTTTAAAAGGAACTTTAAATAAGTTGCCAAATCCTAATATCATATTAAATGTTATTACATTAAAGGAAGCAAAAGAGTCTTCTGAGATTGAAAATATTATTACAACTTATGATGAACTTTATAAGGAAATGATTTTAAAAGATAAATCTAATCCTAATGCAAAAGAAGTTTTAAATTATAGAAGTGCAATTAATCTTGGAAATCATTTAGTTCAAGAAAAAAATATGATAACAACTAATATGATAAATGAAATACATCATTTAATTGAACCAAATAAGGGAGATATTAGAAGACAAGGCGGAACAGTAATAATGAACACTAAAACTGGTGAAATCTTACATATTCCTCCTCAAAATTATGAAGAAATTATAGAATATTTAAAAAATTTAGAAGAATTTATAAATTTAGAGAATAAAATAAATCCATTAATTAAAATGGCATTAATTCATTTACAATTTGAAATGATACATCCATATTATGATGGTAATGGTAGAACTGGAAGAGTTTTAAATTTGATGTACTTAAAGTTAAGTGATAAATTAGATACACCTATCTTGTATTTAAGTAAATATATAATTGAAAATAGAAGTGAATATTATGACTTACTAAATAAATCTGGAAAGTCTGAAAAAAATATCTTAGAATTTATTATTTATATGTTAAAGGCAATAGAAAAAACTTCAAAATATACTTTAACATTAATTGATAATATCATAGATGCAATGGAAAACACAAAAAAGATATTAAAAGAGAAACTTCCAAAAATTTATTCAAAAGACCTTTTAGAATTATTATTTTTTGAATTTTATACTAAAAATGAATATATTAGAACTAAACTTAATATTTCTAGGCAAACAGCTACTTCCTATTTAAAGCAATTAGAAGAAGTTGGAATTCTTTCTTCTGAAAAAATTGGAAAAGAAATTATATATAAAAATATTAGCTTATTTAAAATTGCTGAAAATTAG
- a CDS encoding tRNA threonylcarbamoyladenosine dehydratase — MFLRRTELLIGSDNIEKLKNSNVIVFGLGGVGGATVEALVRAGIGNLSIVDFDTVDTTNLNRQIITTQSVIGKPKVEVAKDRILSINPDINLTVYNEKFLKENIDLFFKGKKYDYIVDAIDLVLPKLDLIEFATNSKIPIISCMGTGNKLNPAQFKVVDINKTSVCPLAKIIRKELRKRRINKLKVVYSDETPRKPLNLDGGREKTKNVGSISFVPPVAGMLLASEIIKDICEL; from the coding sequence ATGTTTTTACGGAGAACTGAACTATTAATTGGTTCTGATAACATAGAAAAATTAAAAAATTCTAATGTTATTGTTTTTGGTCTTGGTGGAGTTGGTGGTGCTACTGTTGAAGCACTTGTTAGAGCAGGTATTGGAAATCTATCTATTGTTGATTTCGATACTGTTGATACAACTAATTTAAATAGGCAAATTATTACAACTCAATCTGTTATAGGTAAGCCAAAAGTTGAGGTAGCAAAGGATAGAATTTTATCAATCAATCCTGATATAAATTTAACTGTATATAATGAAAAATTTTTAAAAGAGAATATAGATTTGTTTTTTAAAGGTAAAAAATATGATTATATAGTTGATGCTATTGATTTAGTTTTGCCAAAATTAGATTTAATTGAATTTGCAACTAATTCAAAAATTCCAATAATTTCTTGTATGGGAACTGGAAATAAATTAAATCCAGCACAATTTAAGGTAGTAGATATTAACAAAACTTCTGTTTGCCCTCTAGCAAAAATTATTAGAAAAGAATTAAGGAAAAGAAGAATTAATAAATTAAAAGTTGTTTATTCTGATGAAACACCAAGAAAACCACTTAATTTAGATGGTGGACGTGAAAAAACTAAAAATGTTGGAAGTATTTCATTTGTACCACCTGTTGCAGGTATGTTACTAGCAAGTGAAATAATAAAAGATATATGTGAACTATAA